The proteins below come from a single Chitinophaga pinensis DSM 2588 genomic window:
- a CDS encoding helix-turn-helix transcriptional regulator, whose protein sequence is MNRIDRLSAILIQLQGKKIVKAAEIAERFNISLRTVYRDVRALQEAGVPVGAEAGTGYYLVEGYHLPPVMFSREEAAALLTGEKLMANLSDHSNRKEFSNAMQKIKAVLRGSEKDFLESLEDNIAVVSRRPPVGEEFPNRFLSDIQHSLGKQLILQLDYFALHNETHTKRDVEPIGIIFMNGYWHLIAWCRLRHGYRDFRMDRIKNVGVSADNYDKQRHITLKEYMDRYGEYETQAHMVKIRFPKTHARRIGDQKYYYGLVEEQLINDECIEMTFLAPCLDWFGRWLLIWGSIPEIVTPVALTEKMQELALEIKAHYL, encoded by the coding sequence ATGAACAGGATAGACCGTCTTTCCGCCATTCTCATTCAGTTACAAGGCAAGAAAATTGTAAAGGCAGCAGAAATAGCCGAACGTTTTAACATCAGCCTCCGTACTGTATACCGGGACGTCAGGGCCTTGCAGGAAGCAGGCGTACCTGTCGGCGCGGAAGCGGGTACCGGTTATTACCTGGTGGAAGGGTATCACCTGCCTCCTGTTATGTTCAGCAGGGAAGAGGCTGCTGCACTGCTCACCGGAGAGAAACTCATGGCCAACCTGAGCGATCATTCTAATAGAAAGGAGTTCAGCAACGCTATGCAAAAGATCAAAGCCGTACTGAGAGGCAGCGAAAAAGACTTCCTGGAATCGCTGGAAGATAATATTGCAGTTGTCAGCCGTCGTCCTCCGGTAGGAGAGGAGTTTCCTAACCGCTTCCTGTCAGACATACAGCATTCCCTGGGTAAACAGCTCATTCTCCAGCTGGACTACTTCGCCCTGCACAATGAAACCCATACCAAGAGAGATGTGGAACCGATCGGTATCATCTTTATGAACGGATATTGGCACCTGATCGCCTGGTGCCGGCTACGTCATGGATACCGCGACTTCCGGATGGACCGTATAAAAAATGTAGGAGTATCCGCTGACAACTATGACAAGCAGCGTCATATTACACTCAAGGAATATATGGACAGGTACGGGGAGTATGAAACGCAGGCGCACATGGTCAAAATACGTTTCCCGAAGACACATGCCCGTCGTATCGGCGACCAGAAATACTACTATGGACTGGTCGAAGAACAGCTCATAAATGACGAATGTATAGAAATGACCTTCCTGGCGCCCTGCCTGGACTGGTTTGGCCGCTGGCTATTGATATGGGGCTCCATTCCGGAGATCGTCACCCCGGTAGCCCTGACTGAAAAAATGCAGGAACTCGCCCTCGAAATAAAAGCACATTATCTGTAA
- a CDS encoding efflux RND transporter periplasmic adaptor subunit — protein sequence MAGNKKILTTVLFLIVAAVIVGFIINRVNAPGKKGENAPEKSNAKGGGGPKNLLVDYYVVKTSSLNETIEASGTLQSNEEVQVQAEITGRVTGLFFKEGTQVAKGALLVKIYDEDLKAQLQKLELQRELAKTTLERQENLLKINGISRQDVDVTRNQVSAYGADIEYTRTQLQKTELRAPFSGRLGLRNVSLGAIVTPATVITTLQQIDPLKVDFSVPEKYRTAIAQGDVVDFKVAGDNQTYKGNIYALDPKIDLSTRTIRIRAIVPNAGKLLPGAFARVLIALKNMPDAIMIPTQAVIPGTRDKKVAIADSGKAKFVVVETGIRNADNVQITSGLNVGDTVITSGIMQIKPGLVLKYNDVK from the coding sequence ATGGCTGGCAATAAGAAGATCCTGACAACTGTTTTATTCCTGATAGTGGCTGCTGTCATTGTCGGTTTTATCATTAACAGAGTGAATGCTCCAGGGAAAAAAGGGGAAAATGCTCCTGAAAAATCAAATGCGAAAGGTGGCGGAGGCCCGAAAAACCTCCTCGTGGACTACTATGTTGTAAAGACCAGTTCTCTGAACGAGACGATAGAAGCGAGCGGAACCCTGCAAAGCAATGAAGAAGTGCAGGTACAGGCAGAAATTACCGGTCGTGTTACAGGACTCTTCTTTAAAGAAGGTACCCAGGTGGCCAAAGGCGCCCTGCTGGTGAAAATCTATGACGAAGACCTGAAAGCCCAGCTGCAGAAGCTGGAATTACAACGTGAACTGGCTAAAACCACACTCGAAAGACAGGAAAATCTCCTTAAAATAAATGGTATCAGCCGCCAGGACGTCGACGTTACCCGTAACCAGGTAAGCGCTTATGGCGCTGATATCGAATATACCCGTACTCAGCTGCAGAAAACGGAACTCCGCGCACCATTCTCCGGTCGCCTCGGCCTCCGGAATGTCAGCCTCGGCGCTATCGTTACACCTGCTACAGTTATTACCACCCTCCAGCAGATAGATCCCCTGAAAGTAGACTTCTCCGTACCGGAAAAGTACCGTACAGCTATCGCACAGGGTGATGTGGTAGATTTCAAAGTAGCCGGCGATAACCAGACGTATAAGGGTAATATCTATGCCCTCGATCCGAAAATCGATCTGTCTACGCGTACCATCAGGATCAGGGCGATCGTTCCTAATGCCGGTAAATTGCTGCCAGGCGCCTTTGCACGTGTACTCATCGCACTGAAAAATATGCCCGACGCTATCATGATTCCTACCCAGGCCGTAATACCTGGTACGCGTGATAAAAAAGTAGCGATCGCTGACAGCGGAAAAGCGAAATTTGTAGTAGTAGAGACAGGCATCCGCAATGCAGACAATGTACAGATCACCAGCGGACTCAACGTAGGTGACACCGTGATCACCAGTGGTATTATGCAGATCAAACCAGGACTGGTGCTTAAATACAATGACGTTAAATAG
- the fabF gene encoding beta-ketoacyl-ACP synthase II, translated as MQPRRVVVTGLGALTPLGNSISDFWKGLTDGVSGAGPITHFDAAKFKTRFACELKNFDATNFLDKKDARKMDPFTQTAVIAADQAVQDAGINRNTVNIDRVGVIWASGIGGMINFCQEMKEFGQGDGTPRFSPFLIPRLILDIAAGHISIRHGFRGPNFSVVSACASATNAIIEAMLYIQFGKADVMITGGSENVINEACIGGFNAMKALSERNDDPRTASRPFDLDRDGFVMGEGAGGLVLESYEHATARGAKIYAELAGGGATADAYHLTAPHPEGLGAMNVMRLALAEAGMQPHDIDYINVHGTSTPLGDIAEVKAIQQVFGEHAYNLNISSTKSMTGHLLGAAGAIEAIAAIMSIIHGIVPPTINHFMKDPELDPKLNFTFNVAQHREINAALSNTFGFGGHNASVIFKKFVA; from the coding sequence ATGCAACCAAGACGAGTAGTCGTTACAGGTTTAGGCGCACTTACACCGCTCGGCAATTCCATATCCGACTTCTGGAAGGGATTGACGGACGGTGTATCCGGTGCCGGCCCTATTACACATTTTGATGCTGCCAAGTTCAAGACCCGTTTTGCTTGCGAACTGAAGAACTTTGACGCTACCAATTTTCTGGACAAAAAGGATGCACGCAAGATGGATCCTTTTACGCAGACCGCTGTGATTGCTGCCGACCAGGCAGTACAAGACGCCGGGATTAACCGCAATACTGTCAATATTGACAGGGTTGGGGTGATCTGGGCTTCCGGCATTGGTGGTATGATCAATTTCTGCCAGGAAATGAAAGAATTTGGTCAGGGTGATGGAACTCCCCGTTTCAGTCCTTTCCTGATTCCCCGGTTAATCCTTGATATTGCCGCTGGGCATATATCTATACGTCACGGCTTCCGAGGTCCTAACTTCTCAGTAGTCTCTGCCTGCGCTTCTGCTACCAATGCTATTATTGAGGCTATGCTGTATATTCAGTTTGGTAAGGCGGATGTGATGATCACCGGAGGATCAGAAAACGTTATTAACGAAGCCTGTATAGGTGGGTTTAATGCGATGAAGGCCCTGTCTGAACGAAATGATGACCCAAGAACCGCTTCCCGCCCCTTTGATCTCGACAGAGATGGCTTTGTCATGGGGGAAGGCGCTGGTGGACTGGTGTTAGAATCCTATGAACATGCGACGGCAAGAGGAGCCAAAATTTACGCTGAATTGGCCGGAGGCGGCGCAACTGCCGATGCCTATCACCTTACAGCACCACATCCGGAAGGACTTGGCGCAATGAATGTAATGCGGTTGGCCTTAGCAGAAGCGGGAATGCAACCCCATGATATTGATTATATTAATGTGCACGGAACGTCTACACCTCTGGGTGACATTGCGGAAGTAAAAGCTATCCAACAGGTTTTCGGGGAACATGCTTACAATCTGAACATCAGTTCCACGAAATCTATGACCGGGCACCTCTTAGGCGCTGCCGGAGCAATTGAGGCCATCGCTGCTATTATGTCTATAATACATGGTATTGTACCTCCTACCATCAATCATTTCATGAAAGATCCGGAGCTGGATCCCAAATTAAATTTTACCTTTAACGTCGCACAACATAGAGAAATCAACGCTGCATTAAGTAACACCTTCGGTTTTGGAGGGCATAATGCATCTGTTATTTTCAAAAAATTTGTTGCTTGA
- a CDS encoding GyrI-like domain-containing protein, which yields MSKTDLTKVHRELYTAKVKPALLFVPAGHYLAITGKGDPDGPVFADSTQALYTAAYSVKNVYKQSTQDFTVSKLEGTWWVEQEGYPLDVPRSEWCWQLLIRMPDYVVNPVVQQALKAAFVKKQLSLLQQVSLITLAEGKSVQVLHTGPYSEEPATLAIMEEFIRKEGLAYNGRHHEIYLSDPRKTAPAKMKTILRQPVK from the coding sequence ATGTCTAAAACAGACCTTACCAAAGTACACCGTGAACTGTATACGGCAAAAGTTAAACCCGCGTTGCTATTCGTACCCGCCGGTCATTATCTGGCCATTACCGGCAAAGGCGACCCCGACGGTCCTGTATTTGCGGACAGTACCCAGGCATTGTATACTGCTGCCTATAGCGTAAAGAATGTCTATAAACAATCCACGCAGGACTTTACAGTCAGTAAACTGGAAGGCACCTGGTGGGTAGAGCAGGAGGGCTATCCCCTGGATGTACCCCGTTCTGAGTGGTGCTGGCAACTACTGATACGTATGCCTGACTACGTAGTCAATCCGGTAGTACAACAAGCTCTGAAAGCAGCCTTTGTCAAAAAGCAGCTGTCTTTGCTGCAACAGGTTTCGTTGATTACACTGGCAGAAGGTAAAAGCGTACAGGTACTACATACGGGTCCCTACTCGGAAGAACCGGCCACGTTAGCGATAATGGAGGAGTTTATCAGAAAGGAAGGATTAGCCTATAATGGCAGGCATCATGAGATCTATCTGTCAGATCCGCGTAAAACAGCACCCGCTAAAATGAAAACCATTTTGCGACAGCCGGTAAAATAA
- a CDS encoding FecR family protein has translation MKLTCLYYYNYCRKAHNAMDYSVYDTADFVCDDSFVAWVKEGREEAHWKEVIARYPARREAMLQARAIILAAAQLPAFGLKEKEQQLMWENIREKMDLTERTVVKTSRGYFLYWAAALLCIAAGAAIWWMRPAPAPAVYSRLLREAKLEGKERIEEINEEKHPRTVSLPDGSSVVLQPGARISFPACPDQKCNREVYLSGAAFFEVSRNTMQPFIVYANEMVINVLGTSFNVKAYEQDSLVEVHVRTGKIAVSVKPLGNKVVANLSANQQAVLTRSTLAVAVLQTIPQVNTRKMDETTVYSFEFSDTPVDSVMTTIENAYGVRINYDKSLLADCRLTASLTDEPLIEKIRLICKALEAGCIIEGDEITLKAKGCRPNVIEN, from the coding sequence ATGAAACTCACCTGCCTTTATTATTACAACTACTGTCGGAAGGCACATAATGCTATGGATTATTCAGTATACGATACAGCAGATTTTGTCTGTGACGATTCTTTTGTGGCATGGGTGAAGGAAGGAAGGGAGGAAGCGCACTGGAAAGAGGTAATCGCACGATATCCCGCACGGCGGGAAGCGATGTTGCAGGCCAGGGCCATTATCCTGGCAGCGGCGCAGTTACCTGCTTTTGGGCTGAAAGAGAAGGAACAGCAACTGATGTGGGAGAATATCCGGGAAAAGATGGACCTGACAGAAAGGACAGTAGTGAAAACATCGCGGGGATATTTTTTGTACTGGGCAGCAGCCCTCTTATGTATAGCCGCCGGCGCTGCCATCTGGTGGATGCGTCCGGCCCCTGCTCCAGCGGTATATAGCCGCCTGTTGCGGGAAGCAAAACTGGAAGGGAAGGAAAGAATAGAAGAGATCAATGAAGAGAAACACCCGAGAACAGTAAGTCTGCCTGACGGAAGCTCTGTCGTATTGCAACCCGGCGCAAGGATCAGTTTTCCTGCCTGTCCGGATCAGAAGTGCAACAGAGAAGTATATCTGTCGGGAGCCGCTTTTTTTGAAGTATCACGTAACACAATGCAACCTTTCATCGTGTATGCGAATGAAATGGTGATCAATGTGCTGGGGACCAGCTTCAATGTAAAAGCATATGAACAGGATAGCCTGGTAGAAGTGCACGTTAGAACAGGAAAAATAGCAGTGTCAGTGAAACCATTGGGAAACAAAGTTGTCGCCAATCTTTCTGCCAACCAGCAGGCCGTATTAACAAGAAGTACACTGGCCGTAGCGGTATTGCAGACCATTCCACAGGTCAATACCCGGAAGATGGACGAAACAACAGTTTATTCATTTGAATTCAGTGATACGCCGGTAGATAGTGTGATGACAACTATAGAGAATGCATACGGGGTACGCATCAACTATGACAAAAGTTTACTGGCTGATTGCAGGCTGACCGCCTCGCTGACTGATGAACCATTAATTGAGAAGATTCGCCTGATCTGTAAGGCGCTGGAGGCGGGATGTATCATCGAGGGAGATGAAATAACGCTGAAAGCTAAAGGATGTCGCCCAAATGTTATTGAAAACTAA
- a CDS encoding acyl carrier protein, with amino-acid sequence MSDIASRVKKIIIDKLGVDEAEVTPEASFTNDLGADSLDTVELIMEFEKEFNISIPDEQAETITTVGQAVAYLEEHVK; translated from the coding sequence ATGTCAGACATTGCATCAAGAGTTAAAAAGATCATCATTGACAAATTGGGCGTTGACGAAGCTGAGGTAACTCCTGAAGCCAGCTTTACCAACGACCTGGGCGCTGACTCTTTGGATACGGTAGAACTGATCATGGAATTCGAAAAAGAATTCAACATCTCCATTCCTGACGAACAAGCTGAAACTATTACTACTGTTGGCCAGGCAGTTGCCTACCTGGAAGAACATGTGAAATAA
- the rnc gene encoding ribonuclease III, whose translation MKLLPGFLYRFVPKKRSLYKDLYNLLGFAPGNFSLYEVALSHRSSKEKFLESNERLEYLGDAILGAIIGDYLFKKYPYKTEGYLTEMRSKIVNRQQLNDIAIKMGLRKLTIYDKYNSFLKISQIFGNTLEALVGAVYLDKGYNRTKQFVHQRLIVPYIDLEQLENVEMNHKNKLYGWANKHGKTLEFDLLEEQMDNGRRIFTVGAVVDGELICSGKAFNKKDASQIAAQQAIELLGLGEK comes from the coding sequence GTGAAATTACTGCCAGGATTTTTATACCGATTCGTTCCTAAGAAAAGGAGCCTTTACAAGGACCTTTATAATTTGCTGGGATTTGCCCCGGGCAATTTCTCATTGTATGAAGTGGCACTCAGCCACCGTTCCAGCAAAGAGAAGTTCCTAGAAAGCAACGAGCGCCTGGAATATCTGGGCGACGCAATCCTTGGCGCCATTATAGGAGACTACCTTTTTAAAAAGTATCCCTACAAAACGGAAGGATACCTGACCGAAATGCGGTCTAAAATCGTTAACCGTCAGCAGCTCAATGATATTGCTATCAAAATGGGCCTGCGTAAACTGACCATCTACGATAAATACAACAGCTTCCTGAAAATCAGCCAGATCTTCGGTAATACGCTTGAAGCCCTTGTCGGCGCCGTATACCTTGACAAAGGCTATAACAGGACCAAACAGTTTGTACACCAGCGGCTGATCGTTCCTTACATTGACCTTGAACAACTGGAAAATGTGGAAATGAACCATAAGAACAAGCTGTACGGCTGGGCGAATAAACACGGCAAGACCCTTGAGTTCGACCTGCTGGAAGAACAGATGGATAATGGCCGTCGTATTTTCACCGTCGGTGCTGTCGTAGATGGTGAGCTGATTTGCAGTGGTAAGGCGTTCAATAAGAAAGACGCCAGCCAGATAGCTGCACAACAGGCCATAGAACTACTGGGCCTGGGCGAAAAATAA
- a CDS encoding efflux RND transporter permease subunit translates to MSLPSLSLKRPVFAIVMNIIIVIFGLVGFNFLGVRDFPAIDPPIVNVRTSYAGANSDIIETQITEPLEKSINGIAGIKNISSSSSQGSSNITVEFELSIDLEAAANDVRDKVSQALRSLPPDIDAPPVVSKEDANSDYILSMTVQSNIRNQLEVTEYANNVLLERLQTIPGVSSIRILGEKKFAMRLWMDPARLSAYSLTPGDVQAALSRENVELPSGKIAGNATELTVRTFGRLNTEEDFDNLIIKNDNGKVIHFRDIGQAILGPENEETILKESGVPMIALALTPQPGSNYVAITDEFYKRYEQLKKDLPDDITTDIAIDNTKFIRKSIEEVEETLIIALGLVIIIIYLFFRDWLMAFRPLVDIPVSLIAAFFIMYVCGFTINILTLLAIVLATGLVVDDGIVVTENIYKKIEAGMPRMKAAKEGSEEIFFAVIATSITLAFVFLPIVFLQGFVGRLFREFGIVVAGAVLISAFVSLTLTPVLNVKLGRKTHKHSWFYEKTEPFFTGMESGYERALEAFMKIRWMATLIVLICLAMIRIMFTNLQSELAPIEDRSQFRLSISAPEGTSFDYMETYMNRLTQFMVDSIPEKKILISVTSPGFGGGAVNSGFANVVLTEPNERQRSQKEIVNMVNKNMFRFPEGKVFAIEQQTIQVGRRGGLPVSFVLQHINFDSLSSVLPKFLEEANNNPTFAAIDVDLKFNKPELRIQINRAKASELGVSVDDISQTLQLALSNLRYGYFIRNGKQYQVMGQVFRGARDKPTDLQNIYVRNSRGEAIQLDNVVTIDEETSPPIIYHFNRYKSATVSASLAPGKTIGDGINAMYAIYDKLKQQGVLNDNYVSALAGSSRDYAESGSNTMFALILALVLIYLVLAAQFESWVDPFIIMLTVPLAFAGALLSLWIFGQTWNIFSQIGVIMLIGLVTKNGILIVEFANHKRDEGMSKAKAVVEASAMRLRPILMTSLAMALGALPIAMSLGAAATSRIPLGIVIVGGIIFSLILTLFVIPAMYTFLSRRKPAAERKSEEEEEETASVHA, encoded by the coding sequence ATGAGCCTTCCTTCACTCTCTCTTAAACGTCCCGTATTTGCTATCGTGATGAATATCATTATTGTGATATTCGGCCTGGTGGGATTCAATTTCCTGGGGGTAAGGGACTTCCCCGCTATTGACCCGCCTATCGTGAACGTGCGTACTTCCTACGCCGGCGCCAACTCCGATATTATCGAAACCCAGATCACCGAACCGCTGGAGAAATCCATCAATGGCATCGCGGGTATCAAAAATATATCCTCCAGCAGCAGCCAGGGTTCCAGCAATATCACGGTTGAATTTGAACTAAGTATTGACCTTGAAGCTGCGGCTAACGACGTGCGCGACAAAGTATCTCAGGCACTTCGTAGTTTGCCGCCGGATATCGACGCGCCGCCTGTTGTTTCGAAAGAAGATGCTAACTCTGATTATATCCTGTCCATGACAGTACAGAGTAACATCCGTAACCAGCTCGAAGTAACCGAATACGCCAACAACGTATTGCTCGAAAGATTACAAACCATTCCCGGTGTCAGCTCCATCCGTATCCTTGGTGAAAAGAAATTTGCCATGCGCCTCTGGATGGACCCTGCCCGTCTATCGGCCTACAGCCTCACGCCAGGTGATGTACAGGCTGCTCTCTCACGTGAGAACGTGGAACTGCCCTCCGGTAAGATCGCCGGTAATGCAACTGAACTGACCGTACGTACCTTTGGCCGTCTGAATACAGAAGAAGATTTCGACAACCTTATCATCAAAAATGACAACGGTAAAGTAATCCACTTCCGTGATATCGGTCAGGCCATACTCGGACCGGAAAACGAAGAAACCATCCTGAAAGAATCAGGCGTACCGATGATCGCATTGGCACTCACGCCACAACCAGGTTCAAACTATGTGGCCATCACAGACGAATTCTATAAACGTTATGAACAGTTAAAGAAAGATTTGCCGGATGATATCACCACCGATATCGCGATCGATAACACGAAGTTTATCCGCAAATCCATCGAGGAGGTGGAAGAAACACTGATCATCGCACTCGGTCTTGTGATCATCATCATTTATCTCTTCTTCCGCGACTGGCTCATGGCCTTCCGTCCTTTGGTGGATATCCCTGTGTCACTCATTGCCGCATTCTTTATCATGTACGTCTGCGGATTTACCATCAATATCCTGACCCTGCTGGCGATCGTACTCGCTACCGGTCTGGTGGTGGATGATGGTATCGTGGTCACGGAAAATATCTATAAAAAAATCGAAGCCGGTATGCCGCGTATGAAAGCGGCAAAAGAAGGTTCTGAAGAAATCTTCTTTGCGGTGATCGCCACATCTATTACACTTGCATTCGTATTCCTTCCGATCGTATTCTTACAGGGTTTCGTAGGACGATTGTTCCGTGAATTCGGTATCGTGGTAGCAGGCGCTGTATTGATCTCCGCATTTGTATCCCTGACGCTCACACCCGTACTCAACGTAAAACTGGGTCGTAAAACACATAAACACTCCTGGTTTTATGAAAAGACAGAACCATTCTTCACCGGAATGGAATCTGGCTATGAGCGTGCGCTGGAAGCATTTATGAAGATCCGCTGGATGGCGACGCTGATCGTATTGATCTGTCTTGCGATGATCCGGATCATGTTCACAAATCTCCAATCAGAACTGGCGCCCATTGAAGACCGTAGCCAGTTCCGCCTGTCTATCAGCGCACCGGAAGGAACTTCCTTTGACTATATGGAAACCTATATGAACCGTCTCACACAGTTCATGGTAGACTCCATCCCTGAGAAGAAGATCCTCATTTCCGTGACATCTCCGGGCTTTGGCGGTGGCGCTGTTAACTCCGGTTTTGCCAACGTCGTACTGACCGAACCTAACGAACGTCAACGTTCGCAGAAGGAGATCGTGAATATGGTGAACAAGAACATGTTCCGCTTCCCGGAAGGTAAAGTATTTGCGATCGAACAACAGACGATCCAGGTAGGACGTCGTGGCGGTCTGCCGGTATCGTTCGTACTACAACATATTAACTTTGACAGTCTTTCCTCCGTACTGCCGAAGTTTCTGGAAGAAGCAAATAACAACCCGACGTTTGCTGCAATCGACGTGGACCTGAAGTTCAACAAACCAGAACTCCGTATCCAGATCAATCGTGCGAAAGCAAGTGAACTGGGCGTATCTGTTGATGATATTTCACAAACCTTACAGCTCGCACTGAGTAACCTCCGTTACGGCTATTTCATCCGTAATGGTAAGCAATACCAGGTAATGGGACAGGTATTCCGTGGAGCACGCGATAAACCAACCGACCTGCAGAACATCTATGTACGTAACAGCCGTGGAGAAGCGATTCAGCTCGACAACGTGGTAACGATCGATGAGGAAACCAGTCCGCCGATCATCTATCACTTTAACCGTTATAAATCCGCCACCGTATCTGCGAGTCTTGCACCTGGTAAAACGATCGGAGATGGTATCAACGCGATGTATGCTATCTACGACAAACTGAAACAGCAGGGTGTATTAAATGACAACTATGTTTCAGCGCTGGCCGGATCATCGCGTGACTATGCAGAAAGCGGTTCCAACACTATGTTCGCACTGATACTGGCACTGGTACTGATCTACCTCGTACTGGCCGCCCAGTTTGAAAGCTGGGTCGATCCGTTTATCATCATGCTGACGGTACCGCTGGCATTCGCAGGTGCATTGCTGTCATTGTGGATATTTGGTCAGACCTGGAACATCTTCTCCCAGATCGGTGTAATTATGCTGATAGGGCTTGTTACGAAAAATGGTATCCTGATCGTGGAATTTGCCAACCACAAACGTGATGAAGGTATGTCCAAGGCAAAAGCAGTAGTGGAAGCATCTGCTATGCGTCTGCGTCCTATCCTTATGACCAGCCTTGCGATGGCCCTCGGTGCATTGCCGATCGCCATGTCATTAGGTGCTGCGGCTACCAGCCGCATCCCGCTGGGTATCGTGATTGTGGGTGGTATCATATTCTCACTGATCCTGACCTTATTCGTAATTCCGGCGATGTATACTTTCCTGTCCAGAAGAAAACCTGCGGCAGAAAGAAAAAGTGAAGAAGAAGAAGAGGAGACAGCCTCTGTGCACGCATAA
- a CDS encoding RNA polymerase sigma factor yields MAGSENINQTTIADHELWTAFKQGNVQAFSEMYRRHAGTLYNYGYHLVPDAALVKDAMQDLFGDLWRTRNNLSDTSSIKYYLFRSLRRRLYRLADIKPVPVISPLQTESIEELKIRTEEDLLQQQRLQYLMSKLPERHQEVIRLRFYDNFSWEEIAGILQINEQSVRNLVQRAIVKLRENWK; encoded by the coding sequence TTGGCGGGGTCCGAAAATATCAACCAGACAACCATAGCGGACCACGAGCTATGGACTGCTTTCAAACAGGGGAATGTACAGGCTTTCAGTGAAATGTACCGGCGTCATGCAGGTACGCTGTATAACTATGGCTATCACCTTGTACCCGATGCCGCCCTTGTAAAAGACGCTATGCAGGATCTGTTCGGGGATCTCTGGCGTACACGCAATAATCTCTCTGATACCAGTTCTATCAAGTATTATCTTTTCCGCTCTCTCAGACGCCGGTTGTACCGGCTGGCAGATATCAAACCGGTGCCTGTTATCAGCCCTTTACAGACCGAATCTATTGAAGAACTGAAGATCCGTACGGAAGAAGATCTGTTGCAGCAGCAACGGTTACAATACCTTATGTCGAAATTGCCTGAAAGGCACCAGGAAGTGATCCGCCTCCGCTTTTATGACAATTTCAGCTGGGAGGAAATCGCCGGAATTCTTCAGATCAATGAACAATCTGTTCGGAACCTGGTACAGCGGGCGATCGTTAAACTGCGCGAAAACTGGAAATAA